One genomic segment of Chryseobacterium phocaeense includes these proteins:
- a CDS encoding ferritin, whose protein sequence is MISEKIATLINEQIAHEQYAAQYYLSMSAWFSGKDLDGIANYFRVQSKEELMHADKMFDFLNDVGGEIIIGEIAKPPHEFENATDIFEKALEHEKKVTRSIFNIVKNANDEGDFATTSFLQWFINEQVEEEASASQYVTKIKMVCDNPSALYLFDQELAQRVFTPDATAK, encoded by the coding sequence ATGATCAGCGAAAAAATTGCAACGTTAATTAACGAACAGATAGCTCACGAACAGTACGCCGCACAATATTATCTTTCCATGTCTGCCTGGTTTTCAGGAAAAGATCTGGACGGAATTGCGAACTACTTCAGAGTTCAGAGCAAAGAAGAATTAATGCACGCAGATAAAATGTTTGATTTCTTAAATGACGTAGGTGGGGAAATCATTATCGGAGAAATTGCAAAACCTCCCCATGAGTTCGAAAATGCTACCGATATCTTCGAAAAAGCCCTGGAACATGAGAAAAAAGTAACCAGAAGTATTTTCAATATCGTGAAAAATGCCAATGATGAAGGAGACTTCGCCACAACTTCTTTCCTGCAGTGGTTCATTAATGAGCAGGTAGAAGAAGAAGCAAGCGCTTCCCAGTATGTTACCAAGATCAAGATGGTTTGCGACAACCCATCTGCATTATATCTTTTCGATCAGGAACTGGCTCAGAGAGTTTTTACACCTGACGCTACCGCGAAGTAG
- a CDS encoding T9SS type A sorting domain-containing protein — translation MKKHLFPLFLLVFGASAQAQQDFFAIAGKDTSGIVFSDFRVVDPSSGTSGEKLFSADSSAKVFSQERKGAVSEDKTSYAHSQAATMAALAYDPANNNLVYMPMFSSNIYILNPATKEITLVENTVARASSCDINSHMTRMATGYDGNIYAMNNAGTQLLQISRKGGQYVVNDLGIIKDDVSNGKNSFTALETGFGGDMIADADNNFYVFSASGNVFKVIPKELKAKFVGKISGIPANYSVNGSAVNAKGKVVIASAKGDHLYEVDLSTLQAKVLPGTEKPYVYDLASKYFVNDRTSTNGMIANIDIYPTRVDEHFINVSVNDKAVKGNLKLNIFDMAGKNIMKESLSVKDGSLNQQVYLKTLVSGAYIVNLTNESGKILLNKKILVTE, via the coding sequence ATGAAAAAACATTTATTCCCTCTATTTCTGCTTGTGTTTGGCGCAAGTGCTCAGGCACAGCAGGATTTTTTTGCCATTGCCGGAAAAGATACTTCCGGAATAGTATTCAGTGATTTCCGTGTAGTAGATCCGTCCAGCGGGACTTCCGGAGAAAAACTGTTCTCAGCCGATTCTTCAGCGAAAGTATTTTCCCAGGAAAGAAAAGGGGCAGTGTCAGAAGACAAAACCTCTTATGCCCACTCCCAGGCAGCGACAATGGCTGCACTAGCCTATGATCCGGCCAATAATAACCTGGTGTATATGCCTATGTTTTCTTCCAACATTTATATTTTAAATCCGGCGACAAAGGAGATTACACTGGTTGAAAATACAGTAGCAAGGGCAAGCTCCTGTGATATCAATTCCCATATGACAAGAATGGCAACAGGATATGACGGAAATATCTATGCCATGAACAATGCCGGAACCCAGCTTCTGCAGATCAGCAGAAAAGGTGGGCAGTATGTGGTGAATGACCTTGGAATCATTAAAGATGATGTTTCCAACGGAAAGAATTCATTTACAGCTCTTGAAACCGGTTTCGGAGGCGATATGATTGCAGATGCGGACAATAATTTCTATGTTTTTTCTGCGTCCGGAAATGTTTTCAAAGTAATACCAAAAGAATTAAAAGCAAAATTTGTTGGGAAAATTTCAGGAATCCCTGCTAATTATTCCGTGAACGGTTCTGCGGTGAATGCTAAAGGAAAAGTGGTTATTGCCAGTGCCAAAGGCGATCATCTGTATGAGGTGGATTTAAGCACTTTGCAGGCAAAAGTCCTTCCTGGTACTGAAAAACCCTATGTCTACGATCTGGCGAGTAAATATTTTGTCAATGATAGAACTTCCACAAATGGTATGATTGCTAATATTGATATTTATCCGACGAGAGTGGATGAACATTTTATTAACGTCAGTGTAAATGATAAAGCAGTAAAAGGAAATCTTAAACTGAATATTTTTGATATGGCTGGAAAAAATATCATGAAAGAAAGTCTATCTGTAAAAGACGGTTCACTCAATCAGCAGGTTTATCTTAAAACACTGGTCAGTGGTGCTTACATCGTTAATCTTACCAATGAATCCGGTAAAATACTATTAAACAAAAAAATTCTGGTGACGGAATAA
- the cysS gene encoding cysteine--tRNA ligase, with translation MQLKLYNSLTGEKEIFKPILEGNVGMYVCGPTVYSNVHLGNVRTFLSFDFIYRTLMHLGYKVRYVRNITDAGHLTDDGNVDNDRFVKQTRLEKLEPMEIVQKYTVDFHKVLEMFNLLPPNIEPTATGHIVEQIELTQKLIERGFAYESNGSVYFDVLEYNKRGLNYGELSKRNIEELFANTRDLDGQGEKKNPQDFALWKKASPAHIMRWNSPWGEGFPGWHLECTAMSTKYLGEKFDIHGGGMDLKFPHHECEIAQGKACNDTAPVNYWMHANMLTMNSQRMSKSTGNYILPMQLVTGENDFFEKPFHPSIVRFCFLQAHYRSVLDISNDAMIASEKGFIRLMEAIKVLNAITPDDAKQSEFNLQEWKNKCYDALNDDFNSPILIAHLFEAVKYIFALNDGKETISSNDLEDLKSTLNALIYDVLGLQNIEENNNEKLDQTLKVLIELRNQARKSKNFDLSDQIRDKLLAEGIELKDGRDGTTYVLN, from the coding sequence ATGCAATTAAAACTATACAACTCCCTGACCGGAGAGAAAGAAATATTTAAACCAATTTTAGAAGGAAACGTCGGAATGTATGTCTGCGGGCCTACCGTGTACAGCAATGTGCATCTTGGAAATGTAAGAACTTTCCTGTCCTTTGATTTTATCTACCGTACCCTGATGCATCTGGGGTATAAAGTAAGATATGTAAGAAACATCACCGATGCAGGTCACCTTACCGATGACGGAAATGTGGATAACGACAGATTCGTGAAGCAGACCCGTCTTGAAAAGCTCGAACCTATGGAGATCGTACAGAAATATACGGTGGATTTTCATAAGGTGCTGGAAATGTTCAACCTGCTTCCTCCCAATATCGAACCTACGGCAACAGGCCACATCGTAGAGCAGATCGAGCTTACGCAGAAACTTATTGAAAGAGGTTTTGCCTACGAAAGCAACGGATCCGTCTATTTTGATGTGCTGGAATACAACAAAAGAGGGCTGAACTACGGTGAACTTTCAAAACGTAATATAGAAGAACTTTTTGCGAATACCCGTGATCTTGACGGACAGGGCGAAAAGAAAAACCCGCAGGATTTTGCCCTGTGGAAAAAAGCATCTCCCGCACACATTATGAGATGGAATTCCCCATGGGGCGAAGGTTTCCCGGGGTGGCACCTCGAATGTACTGCCATGAGTACAAAATATCTAGGCGAGAAATTTGATATCCACGGTGGCGGAATGGACCTGAAATTTCCACACCACGAATGTGAAATAGCTCAGGGAAAAGCCTGCAATGATACAGCTCCGGTGAATTACTGGATGCATGCCAATATGCTGACGATGAATTCCCAGCGGATGAGTAAATCTACAGGAAATTATATCCTTCCGATGCAGCTGGTGACCGGAGAAAACGACTTCTTCGAAAAACCTTTTCATCCGTCCATCGTACGTTTCTGCTTCCTGCAGGCACATTACAGAAGCGTGCTGGATATTTCCAATGATGCCATGATTGCCAGTGAAAAAGGGTTCATCAGATTAATGGAAGCCATTAAAGTGTTGAACGCCATCACTCCGGATGATGCTAAACAGTCGGAATTTAATCTTCAGGAGTGGAAAAACAAATGTTACGATGCTCTGAATGACGATTTCAACTCCCCGATTCTGATTGCTCACTTATTTGAAGCCGTGAAATATATTTTTGCTTTGAATGACGGGAAGGAAACTATATCTTCAAATGATCTTGAAGATCTGAAATCTACATTGAATGCATTGATTTATGATGTTTTGGGACTTCAGAACATAGAAGAAAACAATAATGAAAAGCTTGACCAGACTTTGAAAGTTTTAATCGAGCTTAGAAACCAGGCAAGAAAATCAAAAAACTTCGATCTTTCAGATCAGATCAGAGATAAATTGCTTGCTGAAGGTATTGAATTAAAAGACGGCAGAGACGGAACCACCTACGTTCTGAATTAA
- a CDS encoding 4-alpha-glucanotransferase has protein sequence MKLYFNVGYNAKAGQHLQLLIVDEKGAAVQTHTLFYAENGNWKCEVDYFSKSISYKYQLADEKGNILREEFVLHHLNFPHNYKEFIVFDEWSNKNFPENYLNNKILYNKLNSFVPEKAAILKKHTHLFRIEAPVYNPDWKIVLFGSTASLGNWDYEKAIHLSQTNFGIWEASVEMPENEFIQYKYCIYSIKEGRVIDVESGENRFTVGNPFKDVLQIVSNHYFKFKSYQMYHDAGVAVPVFSLRSDNGFGVGEFSDLKNLADWTKETNLGIIQILPINDTTANYSWTDSYPYAAVSVYALHPQYISLENLDFPLPEDLVSEYKAEKEVLNALDLIDYEKVMAGKWKFLKAVFNAEKEKIYKDRNFKKFIKDNDHWLVPYSAFCVLRDKYKTPNFNEWKTHKKYIAGKISPFFSAKSKDYDASMLHAWVQYQLHLQLKDAVDYTHSLGVSLKGDLPIGIYRYSVEAWTEPELFGMDFQAGAPPDQFTELGQNWEFPTYNWEAMKADDYRWWKNRFKALEQYFDAMRIDHILGFFRIWRMPVSATQGILGYFYPAVPVVLDEFKARHIAFDFKRYCTPFINDEILWKYFGEESSRALEFIINNQDGTYSFKDEFDTQRKLADFFRKNPQGTLEDQLISLCANVLFLTEERNGETVYHPRFNVYNTDSYKYLPEWEKKAIYELYHDYFFRRQDHLWYEGAMEKLPVILNATKMLICGEDLGMVPACVPKAMDELAIIALKVQRMPSDNIPFYNPKKAGYMNVVTASSHDSSTLRQWWKEDPLLIQKYFNQQLIQYGKAPEEMEPHLAEIIMKQHLYNDAMLAVFPIQEFLATDPELTHPKMDDERINNPAVFPHYWRYRMHLKLEDLKDRKVFNEKIAYWIKDSGRI, from the coding sequence ATGAAGTTATACTTTAATGTAGGATATAATGCTAAGGCCGGCCAGCATCTGCAGTTGTTGATTGTAGATGAAAAAGGTGCTGCTGTTCAGACTCATACCCTGTTTTATGCAGAAAACGGAAACTGGAAATGCGAAGTGGATTATTTCTCAAAATCTATTTCCTATAAATATCAGCTTGCAGACGAAAAAGGAAATATTCTCAGAGAAGAATTTGTCCTGCATCATCTTAATTTCCCTCATAACTACAAGGAGTTTATTGTTTTCGATGAATGGAGTAACAAGAATTTTCCGGAAAACTATCTCAATAATAAAATTCTTTATAATAAGCTGAACAGCTTTGTTCCTGAAAAGGCAGCGATTTTAAAAAAGCATACCCATTTATTCAGAATAGAAGCTCCGGTTTACAATCCGGATTGGAAAATAGTTCTGTTCGGAAGTACGGCTTCTTTAGGAAACTGGGACTATGAAAAAGCAATTCACCTTTCCCAAACCAATTTTGGAATCTGGGAAGCTTCCGTTGAAATGCCTGAAAACGAGTTTATCCAATACAAATACTGTATTTATAGTATCAAAGAGGGAAGAGTTATCGATGTAGAGTCCGGTGAGAATAGATTTACAGTCGGCAATCCGTTCAAAGATGTTCTTCAGATTGTCTCCAATCATTATTTTAAATTCAAATCTTACCAGATGTATCACGATGCCGGCGTTGCGGTTCCAGTATTTTCACTGAGAAGCGATAATGGATTTGGAGTAGGAGAATTTTCAGATCTTAAAAACCTGGCAGACTGGACTAAGGAAACCAATCTGGGAATTATACAGATTCTTCCTATTAATGATACCACAGCCAATTATTCGTGGACGGATTCCTACCCTTACGCAGCAGTTTCTGTATATGCGTTGCATCCGCAGTATATTTCACTGGAAAACCTGGATTTTCCTCTGCCGGAAGACCTGGTTTCGGAATATAAAGCCGAAAAAGAAGTATTGAATGCTTTAGATCTGATTGATTATGAAAAAGTAATGGCCGGGAAATGGAAATTCCTGAAAGCTGTTTTCAATGCAGAAAAAGAAAAAATCTATAAAGACAGGAATTTTAAGAAATTTATAAAGGATAATGATCACTGGCTGGTTCCTTATTCTGCTTTTTGTGTACTCAGAGACAAATATAAAACCCCGAATTTCAACGAGTGGAAAACCCACAAAAAATATATCGCCGGAAAAATTTCACCTTTTTTCAGTGCAAAAAGTAAAGACTATGATGCATCTATGCTTCATGCCTGGGTACAGTATCAGCTCCATTTGCAGCTTAAAGATGCCGTGGATTATACCCACAGTCTGGGAGTTTCGCTGAAAGGAGATCTGCCAATTGGTATTTACAGATATTCTGTGGAAGCGTGGACGGAACCGGAGCTTTTCGGAATGGACTTCCAGGCCGGAGCACCGCCAGATCAGTTTACAGAGCTTGGGCAGAACTGGGAATTCCCTACATATAACTGGGAAGCCATGAAAGCAGATGATTACAGATGGTGGAAAAACAGGTTTAAAGCACTTGAGCAGTATTTCGATGCCATGAGGATTGATCATATTTTAGGTTTTTTCAGAATCTGGAGAATGCCGGTTTCCGCAACACAGGGGATTTTAGGGTATTTCTACCCGGCTGTTCCTGTTGTTCTGGATGAATTTAAAGCAAGACATATTGCATTTGATTTCAAAAGATACTGCACACCTTTCATTAATGATGAGATTCTGTGGAAATATTTTGGTGAAGAAAGCAGCAGAGCCCTTGAATTTATAATTAATAATCAGGATGGAACTTATTCATTTAAAGACGAATTTGATACCCAAAGAAAACTAGCGGATTTTTTCAGAAAGAACCCACAAGGAACGCTAGAAGACCAACTTATTTCATTGTGTGCAAACGTTCTGTTCCTTACTGAAGAAAGAAACGGAGAAACTGTTTATCATCCAAGATTTAATGTCTACAATACAGATTCCTACAAATATCTCCCGGAGTGGGAAAAGAAAGCAATTTACGAGCTTTATCACGATTATTTTTTCAGAAGACAGGATCATCTGTGGTATGAAGGAGCGATGGAAAAGCTTCCGGTCATTCTGAATGCCACCAAAATGCTGATCTGCGGGGAAGACCTGGGAATGGTTCCTGCATGTGTTCCAAAGGCTATGGATGAATTGGCTATCATTGCATTGAAAGTTCAGAGAATGCCTTCAGATAATATTCCGTTCTACAATCCCAAAAAGGCAGGCTATATGAATGTAGTTACGGCATCATCCCATGACAGTTCTACGCTCAGACAATGGTGGAAGGAAGATCCTTTGCTGATACAGAAATACTTCAACCAACAGCTTATCCAGTATGGAAAAGCTCCGGAGGAAATGGAGCCCCATCTGGCAGAGATCATCATGAAGCAGCATCTTTATAACGATGCGATGCTTGCGGTTTTCCCGATTCAGGAATTTCTGGCGACGGATCCTGAGCTTACCCATCCGAAAATGGATGATGAAAGAATCAACAACCCTGCAGTTTTTCCGCATTACTGGCGTTACAGGATGCATCTGAAGCTGGAGGATCTTAAAGACAGGAAAGTATTCAACGAAAAGATCGCTTACTGGATAAAAGATAGCGGGAGGATATAA